The Tachypleus tridentatus isolate NWPU-2018 chromosome 5, ASM421037v1, whole genome shotgun sequence genome includes a window with the following:
- the LOC143250316 gene encoding uncharacterized protein LOC143250316, which produces MVSGYVVDKYTNDVDKPGAHLIVIAAPTSQDNYYKSKYDDIINFDINYAKSVIGKDNIVVLGDSAAIEKFKPHLPDDILFEKGMWDIWMRDPTTVNPYNPVQFRLTPASYKKDQTLADNVQDFFTKCFKSLGVTFDETPKAKGLFMDGGNVVDNYADKIVVTERFMQDNALTKDEAKQELKRFYEGVDKVAIVPVDDPNGLAHSDGMVMFINKNIALVTNYTYNSTLRNMVLSELKNAFPGIELIEDADTWTPKDTSKCSEGSAACDSTVPSACGLMVNGVLTEKYLYIPTFKKPTDQSMLNTIQSKATQTVVPIEALGVCEMGGNVRCLSWQLTGENAKKVIQAARNKVYTQYC; this is translated from the coding sequence ATGGTTTCTGGGTATGTTGTGGACAAATACACTAATGATGTAGATAAACCCGGGGCTCATCTGATTGTTATTGCTGCACCAACATCACAGgacaattattataaaagtaagtacGACGACATAATAAATTTCGACATCAATTATGCAAAAAGCGTTATTGGAAAAGATAATATCGTTGTTCTTGGAGACAGTGCAGCTATAGAGAAGTTTAAGCCCCATCTTCCTGATGATATCTTGTTTGAGAAAGGCATGTGGGACATTTGGATGAGAGATCCTACAACGGTGAATCCTTACAACCCAGTCCAATTTCGCTTGACCCCTGCTTCCTATAAGAAAGATCAAACTTTAGCTGACAATGTTCAagattttttcacaaaatgtttcaaatctttgGGCGTAACATTTGACGAGACACCTAAGGCAAAAGGTCTCTTTATGGACGGTGGTAACGTAGTTGATAACTACGCAGATAAGATCGTTGTTACCGAGCGATTTATGCAAGACAATGCACTAACTAAGGACGAAGCCAAACAGGAGTTAAAAAGATTTTATGAGGGAGTTGATAAAGTAGCTATTGTACCAGTAGATGATCCGAATGGCTTGGCTCATTCTGATGGCATGgttatgtttattaacaaaaacattgCTCTGGTCACTAATTACACATATAATAGTACTTTGAGAAATATGGTATTGTCCGAACTAAAAAACGCATTTCCTGGTATCGAGTTAATTGAAGATGCTGACACGTGGACTCCCAAAGACACGTCGAAATGCAGCGAAGGGAGTGCGGCATGCGACAGTACCGTCCCTTCTGCATGTGGGCTAATGGTCAACGGAGTACTGACagagaaatatctttatattccTACATTTAAAAAACCAACAGACCAGTCGATGTTAAACACCATACAAAGTAAAGCAACCCAAACTGTTGTACCAATTGAAGCTCTTGGAGTTTGTGAGATGGGAGGTAACGTTCGATGCTTGTCTTGGCAACTGACAGGCGAAAATGCAAAAAAAGTTATTCAAGCTGCAAGAAATAAGGTTTATACTCAGTACTGCTGA